A DNA window from Camelina sativa cultivar DH55 chromosome 13, Cs, whole genome shotgun sequence contains the following coding sequences:
- the LOC104737773 gene encoding transcription factor UNE10, producing the protein MSQCVPNCHIDDTPAAAAATTTVRSTTAADIPMLDYEVAELTWENGQLGLHGLGPPRVTASSTKYSTGAGGTLESIVDQATRLPNPKPTDELVPWFHHRSSRAAMAMDALVPCSNLQEQQSKPGGVGSTRVGSCSDGRTMAGGKRARVAPEWSGSGSQRLTMDTYDVGFTSTSMGSPDNTIDDHDSVCHSRPLMEDEEEKKGGGKSSVSTKRSRAAAIHNQSERKRRDKINQRMKTLQKMVPNSSKTDKASMLDEVIEYLKQLQAQVSMMSRMNMPSMMLPMALQQQQQLQMSLMSNPMGLGIGMGMPGLGLLDLNSMNRAAAATPNIHANMMPNPFAPMTSPSWDASSNDTRFQSPLIPDPMAAFLACSSQPTTMEAYSRMAALYQQMQQQLPPSIPK; encoded by the exons ATGAGCCAATGTGTTCCCAACTGTCACATAGATGATACTCCTGCGGCCGCAGCAGCTACCACCACCGTCCGCTCCACCACAGCCGCCGATATCCCCAT GTTAGACTACGAGGTAGCCGAGCTGACGTGGGAGAACGGGCAACTGGGCTTGCACGGGTTAGGTCCACCGAGAGTGACGGCTTCGTCGACAAAGTACTCCACAGGCGCCGGTGGAACGTTGGAGTCGATAGTGGACCAAGCTACTCGCCTCCCGAACCCTAAGCCCACTGATGAGCTCGTCCCATGGTTCCACCATCGCTCTTCCAGAGCCGCCATGGCCATGGACGCGCTTGTCCCTTGCTCAAACCTTCAGGAGCAACAGAGCAAGCCCGGTGGGGTTGGCTCCACCCGAGTGGGGTCGTGTAGTGATGGTCGTACCATGGCCGGTGGAAAACGAGCCAGAGTGGCGCCGGAGTGGAGCGGGAGCGGGAGTCAGCGCCTGACCATGGACACTTACGACGTCGGTTTCACCTCAACATCCATGGGCTCGCCTGATAACACCATCGATGATCATGACTCAGTCTGCCACAGCCGCCCACTG ATggaggacgaagaagagaagaaaggcgGAGGCAAATCATCAGTTTCAACCAAGAGAAGCAGAGCCGCTGCTATTCATAATCAATCCGAACGA AAGAGGAGAGATAAGATCAATCAAAGGATGAAGACTTTGCAGAAAATGGTTCCCAATTCCAGCAAG ACGGATAAAGCATCCATGTTGGATGAAGTGATAGAGTACTTGAAGCAACTTCAAGCACAAGTGAGTATGATGAGCAGAATGAACATGCCTTCCATGATGCTTCCTATGGCcttgcagcaacaacaacaactacaaatGTCTCTCATGTCCAATCCCATGGGTTTAGGGATTGGCATGGGGATGCCCGGTCTCGGTCTCCTGGACCTGAATTCTATGAACCGAGCTGCTGCTGCCACTCCTAATATACATGCCAACATGATGCCAAACCCATTTGCGCCAATGACTTCTCCATCGTGGGATGCTTCTTCCAACGACACTCGATTTCAGTCTCCTTTAATCCCAGATCCTATGGCCGCCTTTCTTGCATGCTCTTCACAG CCAACGACGATGGAAGCATATAGCAGGATGGCTGCATTATATCAGCAAATGCAGCAACAGCTTCCTCCTTCGATTCCaaaatga
- the LOC104737769 gene encoding transducin beta-like protein 2, translating into MESVLVVGIASVVLGALIAVLFFGRYFRKRTSEVQSMAKADPIRDTKSIHPDPKKNHPKTHASDKTQNKRHHPLDLNTLKGHGDAVTGLCFSSDARSLATACADGVIRVFKLDDASSKSFKFLRINLPAGGHPTAVAFADDASSIVVSCHTMSGSSLYMYGEEKQKDQQGKLPLPGIKWDHHHIHDQRAVLTISGATATYGTADGSAVIATCSEGTDIILWHGKTGRNLGHVDTNQLKNHMAAVSPNGRFLAAAAFTADVKVWEIVYQKDGSVKEVSRVMQLKGHKSAVTWLCFSPNSEKIITASKDGSIRVWNINVRYHLDEDPKTLKVFPIPLCDSGGNPLHYDRLSLCPEGKILAATHGSTLQWLCAETGNVLDTAEKAHEGEITCISWAPKAITVGERKAMVLATSGDDKKVKLWEAPKSQSL; encoded by the exons ATGGAGTCGGTCCTTGTTGTGGGGATTGCATCTGTTGTCCTGGGTGCGTTGATCGCCGTGCTCTTCTTCGGTAGGTACTTCCGGAAGCGGACATCGGAGGTGCAATCCATGGCCAAAGCGGATCCGATCCGGGATACCAAATCGATTCATCCTGATCCCAAGAAGAATCATCCCAAAACTCACGCCTCCGACAAG ACTCAGAACAAACGGCATCATCCTTTAGACTTGAACACGTTGAAAGGCCATGGTGATGCTGTTACTGGACTCTGTTTCTCTTCCGATGCAAGGAGCTTGGCCACAG CTTGCGCTGATGGAGTGATCAGGGTGTTCAAGCTAGATGATGCCTCTAGCAAAAGCTTCAA ATTTCTAAGGATAAATCTTCCTGCGGGAGGGCATCCAACTGCTGTGGCATTTGCTGATGATGCCTCATCTATTGTTGTGTCTTGTCATACTATGTCTGGTTCATCTTTGTACATGTACGGTGAAGAAAAGCAAAAGGATCAGCAAGGGAAGCTTCCTCTTCCTGGGATCAAATGGGACCACCATCATATTCATGACCAGAGAGCAGTCCTTACCATCTCTGGAGCAACTGCAACTTACGGTACTGCTGATGGAAGTGCTGTCATTGCCACTTGTTCCGAAG GAACTGATATCATACTTTGGCATGGGAAAACTGGGAGGAATTTGGGACATGTAGATACAAACCAGTTGAAGAACCACATGGCAGCAGTATCGCCAAATGGACGTTTTTTGGCAGCTGCAGCGTTTACTGCAGATGTGAag GTGTGGGAAATTGTTTATCAGAAAGATGGTTCTGTAAAGGAGGTTTCAAGAGTTATGCAACTTAAAGGCCACAAG AGTGCAGTGACTTGGTTATGCTTTTCCCCAAACTCGGAGAAAATCATCACCGCTTCAAAAGATGGTTCAATAAGAGTCTGGAACATCAATG TCCGCTATCATCTTGATGAGGATCCAAAGACTTTGAAGGTGTTCCCGATTCCACTCTGCGACTCAGGAGGCAATCCATTGCACTATGATCGTCTCAGCTTATGCCCGGAGGGAAAGATATTGGCAGCAACCCATGGTTCCACATTGCAGTGGTTATGTGCCGAAACTGGGAATGTCTTGGACACAGCTGAGAAAGCCCACGAAG GGGAAATCACATGCATATCTTGGGCACCCAAGGCTATCACAGTTG GGGAGAGAAAGGCCATGGTATTAGCGACATCAGGCGATGACAAAAAAGTGAAGCTGTGGGAAGCACCAAAGTCGCAATCTTTGTAA
- the LOC104737770 gene encoding 21 kDa protein-like gives MAANNKVILALLSMLPLIIFSATATSSKNYDAKAYVDSWCRTTLYPNLCVRSMSRYVRSRAMQNPRDLARFALKASLFRAKYTKAFLLKEVKNLETTLRPQYYALVHDCLTQIRDSVNQLSLAIGELDRVSRRSGGKSQGDLDWHINNLQTWTSTALTDAETCVSQFPGRRMSKLKATIKGKVKNVEETTSNALAFIEHYAAARYRARRP, from the coding sequence ATGGCGGCTAACAACAAAGTGATCCTCGCATTACTCTCCATGCTCCCTCTCATCATCTTCTCGGCAACAGCCACATCATCAAAAAACTACGACGCCAAGGCCTACGTAGATTCATGGTGCCGGACAACCTTATACCCGAACCTGTGCGTCCGGTCGATGTCTCGTTACGTACGTTCACGGGCGATGCAAAATCCACGGGACCTTGCTAGATTCGCGCTTAAAGCCAGCCTCTTCCGAGCCAAGTATACAAAGGCGTTCTTGTTAAAAGAGGTTAAGAACCTGGAGACGACGTTGAGGCCTCAATACTACGCGTTGGTACACGACTGCTTGACACAAATCAGAGACAGCGTGAACCAGCTGAGCCTAGCCATAGGGGAGCTAGACAGAGTCAGCAGGAGATCAGGAGGGAAGAGCCAAGGAGATCTAGACTGGCATATAAACAACCTGCAGACGTGGACAAGCACAGCTCTCACAGACGCCGAGACTTGCGTGAGTCAGTTTCCGGGACGTAGGATGAGCAAACTTAAGGCTACGATAAAAGGGAAAGTTAAGAATGTGGAGGAAACCACAAGTAATGCCCTTGCCTTCATCGAGCACTACGCTGCTGCTAGGTACAGAGCCAGACGCCCCTGA
- the LOC104737779 gene encoding cationic amino acid transporter 9, chloroplastic, with translation MGGHEGFSNHLSSATWFSHFCASARRFKSLAPPSSQTATSADSLVRRLGLFDLILLGVGASIGAGVFVVTGTVARDAGPGVTISFLLAGASCVLNALCYAELASRFPAVVGGAYMYSYSAFNEITAFLVFVQLMLDYHIGAASISRSLASYAVALLELFPAFKGSIPLWMGSGEELFGGVLSLNILAPVLLALLTLVLCQGVRESSAVNSFMTATKVVIVLVVICAGAFEIDVANWSPFAPNGFKAVLTGATVVFFSYVGFDAVANSAEESKNPQRDLPIGIMGSLLVCISLYIGVCLVLTGMVPFSLLSEDAPLAEAFSSKGMKFVSVLISIGAVAGLTTTLLVGLYVQSRLYLGLGRDGLLPSIFSRIHPTLHTPLHSQIWCGIVAAVLGGIFNVHSLSHILSVGTLTGYSVVAACVVALRLNDKKERESANRWTSSWQEGVICLVIIACSGFGAGILYRFSASVIFILLSVAVAIVASAVLHFRKAYAQSLGSGFTCPGVPIVPCVCIFFNIFLFAQLHFEAWIRFVVVNVLATAVYALYGQYHADTSTVVYQRAPETESESY, from the exons ATGGGAGGCCACGAAGGTTTCAGCAACCACCTCTCCTCCGCCACATGGTTCTCTCATTTCTGTGCTTCAGCTCGCCGATTTAAATCATTGGCTCCTCCGTCATCTCAGACTGCCACCTCCGCCGACTCTCTGGTTCGTCGCCTCGGCCTTTTCGACCTCATACTGTTGGGCGTCGGCGCTTCCATCGGCGCCGGTGTCTTCGTCGTTACCGGAACCGTCGCCCGCGATGCTGGACCTG GAGTCACGATCAGCTTCTTGCTAGCTGGAGCATCGTGTGTGTTGAACGCTCTCTGTTATGCTGAACTCGCATCTCGTTTCCCTGCTGTTGTTGGTGGAGCTTACATGTACTCATATTCAGCTTTCAATGAGATCACAGCTTTTCTTGTTTTCGTACAACTCATGCTTGACTATCATATTGGCGCCGCTAGTATCTCTCGTAGTTTGGCAAGTTATGCAGTTGCTCTCCTTGAGCTTTTTCCAGCTTTCAAGGGCTCTATCCCTCTCTGGATGGGAAGCGGCGAGGAGCTCTTCGGAGGGGTTCTCTCTTTAAATATCTTGGCTCCCGTTTTACTTGCTCTCTTGACCCTTGTTTTATGCCAGGGTGTGCGAGAATCTTCTGCTGTCAACTCCTTTATGACTGCTACCAAG GTCGTCATTGTTCTCGTTGTCATTTGTGCCGGTGCTTTTGAAATTGATGTAGCAAATTGGTCCCCTTTCGCGCCTAATGGTTTTAAAGCAGTTCTGACTGGTGCTACTGTAGTGTTCTTCTCATATGTTGGATTTGACGCAGTTGCTAATTCTGCTGAAGAATCAAAGAACCCTCAG CGTGATCTGCCAATCGGAATTATGGGGAGCCTTCTGGTTTGTATCTCGCTGTATATTGGCGTATGTTTAGTGCTCACCGGGATGGTCCCTTTTAGCCTCCTCAGTGAAGATGCTCCTTTAGCTGAAGCCTTTTCATCAAAGGGTATGAAGTTCGTCTCAGTCTTAATCAGCATTGGTGCTGTTGCTGGACTCACGACTACCCTGCTTGTTGGTCTTTATGTTCag TCCAGGTTATATCTGGGACTTGGAAGGGATGGCCTATTGCCTTCAATCTTTTCCAGAATACACCCAACTCTTCATACACCTCTTCATTCTCAAATCTGGTGCGGCATTGTAGCTGCCGTTTTAGGTGGCATATTTAATGTACATAGTCTTTCCCATATTCTGTCCGTTGGTACATTG ACTGGGTATTCAGTTGTTGCGGCTTGTGTTGTGGCCTTGAGACTGaatgataaaaaagaaagagagtcgGCCAATAGATGGACATCAAGTTGGCAGGAAGGTGTCATTTGCCTTGTTATAATTGCATGCAGTGGTTTTGGTGCTGGCATACTATACCGTTTCAGTGCTTCAGTTATATTTATTCTCCTCTCCGTTGCTGTGGCAATTGTTGCTTCAGCAGTTCTTCATTTTCGCAAA GCTTATGCTCAGTCTCTGGGTTCTGGGTTTACCTGTCCTGGTGTACCCATTGTGCCATGCGTTTGCATTTTCTTCAATATCTTCTTATTTGCTCAG TTGCATTTTGAAGCATGGATAagatttgttgttgtcaatGTGCTTGCAACTGCTGTTTATGCCTTGTATGGGCAGTACCACGCAGATACAAGCACTGTGGTTTATCAGAGGGCACCTGAAACTGAAAGCGAATCTTATTAA
- the LOC104737778 gene encoding actin-related protein 2/3 complex subunit 5A: MAEFVEADNAEAIIARIETKSRKIESLLKQYKHVEALKTALEGSPPKTRDERCKSANWIVVHRAIMAIKDIDGMLNALDAEYYDILMKYLYRGLSTGDRPTCDQCLKIHEKLTERAGLGCILRCLTDTLNTV, translated from the exons atGGCAGAATTTGTTGAGGCTGATAATGCAGAGGCAATAATCGCGAGGATCGAAACCAAATCGCGGAAGATTGAAAGCTTACTCAAACA GTACAAACATGTCGAAGCTTTGAAAACGGCTCTCGAAGGTTCGCCTCCCAAAACTCGCGATGAACGTTGCAAG TCCGCTAATTGGATAGTTGTACACAGAGCTATAATGGCCATAAAGGATATTGATGGAATGCTGAATGCTCTTGATGCCGAGTATTACGACATTCTCATGAA GTACTTGTACAGAGGCCTTTCTACTGGGGACCGACCCACTTGCGATCAGTGCTTGAAGATTCACGAGAAACTCACTGAGAGAGCTGGTCTGGGTTGCATTCTCCGCTGTCTTACTGATACTTTAAACACCGTTTGA
- the LOC104737774 gene encoding probable plastid-lipid-associated protein 11 yields the protein MAVALLSACRPPPPAAPLRSRRGAFRTSCSIFANPAQRAKRKLLELISEEDRGLRTQKDATKRDAIVNAIESMAVIGRSSITTGDSLSATWRLLWTTEKEQLFIIEKAGLFGTSAGDILQVIDVKKRILNNVITFPPDGVFFVRSDIQIASPQRVNFRFNSAVLRGKNWELPLPPFGKGWFENVYMDGDIRVAKDIRGDYLIVDRAPYNWTE from the exons ATGGCTGTCGCGCTGCTCTCGGCAtgtcgtcctcctcctcctgctgcTCCACTCCGCAGTCGTCGCGGCGCTTTTCGAACAAGCTGTTCGATCTTCGCGAATCCAGCACAGCGAGCCAAGCGGAAGCTGCTGGAGCTGATCTCGGAGGAGGATCGAGGTCTGAGAACCCAGAAAGACGCCACGAAGAGAGACGCAATCGTGAATGCCATCGAATCCATGGCGGTAATCGGCCGTAGCTCCATCACCACAGGCGACTCTCTATCTGCCACGTGGCGGCTCCTTTGGACGACGGAGAAGGAACAGCTCTTCATCATAGAAAAGGCGGGCTTGTTTGGGACGAGCGCCGGAGACATTTTGCAGGTGATCGATGTAAAGAAACGGATCCTCAATAACGTCATCACTTTCCCGCCGGACGGTGTTTTCTTCGTACGCTCTGATATCCAAATCGCTTCCCCGCAGAGAGTCAATTTCAG ATTCAATAGTGCGGTGTTGAGAGGGAAGAACTGGGAGCTCCCACTGCCACCATTTGGGAAGGGCTG GTTTGAGAATGTGTATATGGACGGTGATATCAGAGTGGCCAAGGACATCAGAGGAGACTACTTAATTGTTGATCGTGCTCCTTATAACTGGACAGAATGA
- the LOC104737775 gene encoding type III polyketide synthase C-like — protein sequence MLASARLEKRMEIGKSTRRAATQGKATVLALGKAFPSNVVSQENLVEEYLREIKCDDLSIKDKLQHLCKTTTVKTRYTVMSRETLHKYPELATEGSPTINQRLEIANEAVVQMAYEASLVCIKDWGRAVEDITHLLYVSSSEFRLPGGDLYLSAQLGLSNEVQRVMLYFLGCYGGLSGLRVAKDIAENNPGSRVLLTTSETTVLGFRPPNKARPYDLVGAALFGDGAAALIIGADPTESESPFMELHYALQQFLPGTQGVIDGRLSEEGISFKLGRDLPQKIEENVEEFCKKLVAKAGSGSGLLDLNDLFWAVHPGGPAILSGLETKLKLKPEKLECSRRALMDYGNVSSNTIFYIMEKVRDELEKKGTEGEEWGLGLAFGPGITFEGFLMRSL from the exons ATGTTGGCGTCCGCAAGGTTAGAGAAACGAATGGAAATAGGCAAAAGCACAAGGCGGGCTGCAACTCAGGGCAAGGCAACAGTGCTTGCTCTTGGTAAGGCCTTCCCTAGCAATGTCGTTTCCCAGGAGAATCTCGTGGAGGAGTATCTCCGTGAAATCAAATGCGATGACCTTTCTATCAAAGACAAGCTGCAACACTTGT GTAAAACCACAACTGTGAAAACACGCTACACAGTCATGTCTCGGGAGACGCTGCACAAATACCCTGAGCTAGCAACTGAGGGTTCCCCAACCATCAATCAGAGGCTTGAGATCGCAAACGAGGCGGTTGTGCAGATGGCATATGAAGCTAGCTTGGTTTGCATCAAGGACTGGGGAAGGGCAGTGGAAGATATCACTCATCTTCTCTATGTTTCCTCCAGTGAGTTCCGTTTGCCCGGAGGTGACCTCTACCTCTCGGCACAGCTGGGCCTTAGCAACGAGGTTCAGAGAGTGATGCTGTATTTTCTGGGATGCTACGGAGGTCTGAGCGGGCTGCGCGTGGCCAAAGACATTGCTGAGAACAACCCTGGGAGCCGGGTGCTGCTCACCACCTCTGAGACTACGGTTCTGGGGTTCCGCCCGCCCAACAAAGCTCGCCCTTATGACTTAGTCGGGGCTGCACTCTTTGGAGACGGAGCCGCTGCCCTGATCATCGGAGCAGACCCTACAGAGTCCGAATCTCCCTTCATGGAGCTTCACTATGCTCTGCAGCAGTTCCTGCCTGGAACGCAAGGGGTGATCGACGGGCGGCTGTCAGAAGAGGGCATAAGCTTCAAGCTAGGAAGAGACCTCCCTCAGAAGATCGAAGAAAATGTCGAGGAGTTCTGCAAGAAGCTGGTGGCAAAGGCGGGTTCTGGCTCTGGTTTGTTGGATTTAAATGACCTTTTCTGGGCAGTTCACCCGGGTGGACCCGCCATCCTGAGTGGGCTGGAGACAAAGCTGAAGCTGAAGCCGGAAAAGCTAGAATGCAGCAGACGGGCGTTGATGGATTATGGGAACGTAAGCAGTAACACCATCTTCTACATAATGGAAAAAGTGAGAGATGAGCTTGAGAAGAAAGGCACAGAGGGAGAAGAATGGGGTTTGGGATTAGCTTTCGGACCGGGAATCACCTTCGAAGGCTTTCTCATGAGGAGTCTCTAA
- the LOC104737768 gene encoding 40S ribosomal protein S13-2, which produces MGRMHSRGKGISASALPYKRSSPSWLKTTSQDVDESICRFAKKGLTPSQIGVILRDSHGIPQVKSVTGSKILRILKAHGLAPEIPEDLYHLIKKAVAIRKHLERNRKDKDSKFRLILVESRIHRLARYYKKTKKLPPVWKYESTTASTLVA; this is translated from the exons ATGGGTCGTATGCACAGTAGAgg AAAGGGTATTTCGGCGTCTGCGTTGCCGTACAAGAGATCATCTCCGAGCTGGCTCAAGACTACCTCTCAGGAT GTTGATGAATCAATCTGCAGATTTGCCAAAAAGGGACTGACCCCTTCGCAGATTGGTGTCATTCTCCGTGACTCTCACGGTATTCCTCAGGTCAAGAGTGTTACTGGAAGCAAGATTCTCAGGATCCTCAAAGCCCATG GCCTTGCTCCGGAGATCCCTGAGGATCTGTACCACCTTATTAAGAAGGCTGTTGCCATCCGTAAGCATCTCGAGAGAAACAGGAAGGACAAGGATTCCAAGTTTAGGCTCATCTTGGTTGAGAGCAGGATTCACCGCCTCGCTCGCTATTACAAGAAGACCAAGAAGCTTCCTCCCGTCTGGAAGTA
- the LOC104737776 gene encoding probable mitochondrial import inner membrane translocase subunit TIM21 isoform X1 has protein sequence MMMNLVRRSEMAIGRQSKSKLTSFSSSASSQPSSGIPKSLISVLQRGASSRAITGSGLTSLDSAGANGLLFRPQASICTETTLPKKINSSYLTRSFASTTSGNQQNKGKKEVTTVEDPFDSPTYHIPEKPVTLTEGASYSLVILAGLGVAGAAGYGVFKELIFQPKEYKIFDKALKRIQDDGQVRVRIGSPIKGYGQETRNRAARQRIPNRVFTDEDGVEHVEVNFYIRGTQGAGKVYTEMFKDKAENEWKYTYLIVEILTPSPAKLMLESYLPA, from the exons atgatgatgaacctTGTAAGGAGATCAGAGATGGCCATCGGCCGCCAATCCAAGTCGAAACTGACTTCGTTTTCTTCCTCCGCTTCTTCACAACCTTCTTCTGGAATCCCAAAATCG TTGATAAGCGTTTTACAAAGAGGAGCTTCAAGTCGGGCCATTACTGGTTCGGGTCTCACGAGTCTC GACTCCGCTGGAGCTAATG GACTATTGTTTCGCCCCCAAGCAAGTATATGTACGGAAACAACTCTTCCAAAGAAGATCAACTCATCTTACCTTACTAGATCTTTTGCATCAACAACTTCTGGGAATCAGCAGAATAAG GGTAAGAAAGAGGTGACGACTGTGGAGGATCCTTTTGATTCTCCTACATACCACATCCCTGAGAAACCGGTGACCTTAACAGAAGGTGCTTCCTACAGTCTTGTTATTCTGGCTGGGCTTGGGGTTGCTGGAGCTGCTGGGTACGGTGTGTTTAAAGAGCTCATATTTCAACCAAAAGA GTACAAGATCTTTGACAAAGCCCTGAAGAGAATTCAAGATGATGGTCAG GTGAGGGTTAGGATTGGATCCCCCATCAAAGGCTACGGACAAGAAACCAGAAACCGAGCTGCTCGTCAACGTATACCCAACAGAGTATTTACAGATGAAGACGGAGTTGAGCATGTTGAG GTAAACTTCTACATCCGTGGGACTCAAGGAGCCGGGAAAGTGTACACGGAGATGTTTAAAGACAAGGCAGAGAATGAGTGGAAATACACTTACCTGATCGTAGAGATTCTGACACCTTCCCCAGCCAAACTGATGCTGGAGTCTTATTTGCCCGCCTAA
- the LOC104737776 gene encoding probable mitochondrial import inner membrane translocase subunit TIM21 isoform X2, which produces MMMNLVRRSEMAIGRQSKSKLTSFSSSASSQPSSGIPKSLISVLQRGASSRAITGLLFRPQASICTETTLPKKINSSYLTRSFASTTSGNQQNKGKKEVTTVEDPFDSPTYHIPEKPVTLTEGASYSLVILAGLGVAGAAGYGVFKELIFQPKEYKIFDKALKRIQDDGQVRVRIGSPIKGYGQETRNRAARQRIPNRVFTDEDGVEHVEVNFYIRGTQGAGKVYTEMFKDKAENEWKYTYLIVEILTPSPAKLMLESYLPA; this is translated from the exons atgatgatgaacctTGTAAGGAGATCAGAGATGGCCATCGGCCGCCAATCCAAGTCGAAACTGACTTCGTTTTCTTCCTCCGCTTCTTCACAACCTTCTTCTGGAATCCCAAAATCG TTGATAAGCGTTTTACAAAGAGGAGCTTCAAGTCGGGCCATTACTG GACTATTGTTTCGCCCCCAAGCAAGTATATGTACGGAAACAACTCTTCCAAAGAAGATCAACTCATCTTACCTTACTAGATCTTTTGCATCAACAACTTCTGGGAATCAGCAGAATAAG GGTAAGAAAGAGGTGACGACTGTGGAGGATCCTTTTGATTCTCCTACATACCACATCCCTGAGAAACCGGTGACCTTAACAGAAGGTGCTTCCTACAGTCTTGTTATTCTGGCTGGGCTTGGGGTTGCTGGAGCTGCTGGGTACGGTGTGTTTAAAGAGCTCATATTTCAACCAAAAGA GTACAAGATCTTTGACAAAGCCCTGAAGAGAATTCAAGATGATGGTCAG GTGAGGGTTAGGATTGGATCCCCCATCAAAGGCTACGGACAAGAAACCAGAAACCGAGCTGCTCGTCAACGTATACCCAACAGAGTATTTACAGATGAAGACGGAGTTGAGCATGTTGAG GTAAACTTCTACATCCGTGGGACTCAAGGAGCCGGGAAAGTGTACACGGAGATGTTTAAAGACAAGGCAGAGAATGAGTGGAAATACACTTACCTGATCGTAGAGATTCTGACACCTTCCCCAGCCAAACTGATGCTGGAGTCTTATTTGCCCGCCTAA